CGCCCTGCCCGGAACCCCGCAGGTCCAGAACATCATCCCCGGACAATTCTTCGGCACCGGATCCTTTGCGGGCGCGGCACTCGGCCTGATCGGTTCCGCCGGCATCCTCGGATTCGGTTTGTTCTGGCTCGAGTTCCGACGCCGCCAGATGGCACGCAAGGGAGAAACCTTCTCCAGTTCGCACAGCGCGTCGGCCACTGAGGGCGCACCGGCAGCTGAGACGGCGACCACGGTCCGGACCCTCGAACCGTCGAACCGTTTCGTGCCCTTCCTGCCACTGATCACGGTGTTCGCGGTCAACTTCGCCTGCACCCTGTTCATTTTCCCCGCCATGGACTGGGGCTACCTGTCCGAGGAGAAGTACGGCGGCATTGCGCTCTCGTCCCGGGCCGCGCTGTGGGCCGTGCTCATCGGTATCGTCGCCGCGATCCTGCTCATCATCGTGATGAACTTCCAGCACCGCCAGCAGCTCCTCCGTGCCATCGGCGACGGTGCCAGGCAGTCCATGCTTCCCGTCTTCAGTACCGCATCCGAGGTCGGCTACGGCGCCGTTGTCGCCTCAGTGGCGGCGTTCGCGCTGGTGCGTGACTCCGTGTTCAACATGGGCGCCAATGCCGTGATCACCTCCGTGGTCACCGTCTCCATGACTGCCGGCCTGACCGGTTCCTCCTCCGGTGGCATGACCATCGCACTCAATGCGCTCGGAGAAGATCTCAAGGCCATGGCACAGGCCGACGGCACCAGCCTCGAAACCATGCACCGCCTCACGGCCATGGCCGCCGGCGGACTCGACACCCTTCCCCACTCCGGTGCCGTGGTCACCCTGCTCATCGTCTGTGGATTGACGCACCGACAGTCCTACAAGGACGTCGCCATGATCACCATCGCCGGTCCTGTCACCGTCGTGGCGCTCCTCGTCGCCGCGGTCACCTTTACCGGCGCATTCTGACCCCCCTCCACCTGAAAGGACATCATGACTGATCTTGATACCCGTGCCCGCACCTCCGGAGCGTCGCTCAATGGACGTCGCGCCCTCATCACCGGTGGAGCTTCCGGCATCGGCGCTGCCTGTGCCCGCGCCTTCGCCGACGCCGGCGCCCACGTCATCGTCTGTGACATTGACGGGGACGCCGCGGAGGCACTCGCCGCCGACCTCGGAGGCGAGGCCTGGGCCGCGGACCTCAGTGACACCGCTGCCCTGGAAGACCTCGAACTCGACGTGGATATCCTCGTCAACAACGCCGGCATCCAGCGCATCGCCCCGATCCATGAATTTGATCCGGAGGCCTGGCGCCTCATCAATCGCCTCATGGTCGAGGCCCCGTTCCTTCTGGTCCGGGCAGTCCTGCCCGGCATGTATGACCGGGGTTTCGGAAGGATCATCAACGTGTCGTCGATCCATGGACTTCGCGCCAGTGCCTTCAAGTCCGCTTACGTCTCCGCCAAACATGCGCTCGAAGGATTCTCCAAGGTCACGGCGTTGGAAGGGGCCCCCCACGGGGTCACCTCCAACTGTATTGAACCTGCCTACGTGCGCACCCCGCTCGTGGAGAAGCAGATTGCCGACCAGGCCCGCATCCACGGCATTGAGCCTGAGCAGGTGGTCCAGGAGATCATGCTGACGGAATCAGCGATCAAGCGACTCGTAGAACCGGAAGAGGTCGCCTCGCTGGCCACCTGGCTTGCCTCCGACCACTCCGGAATGGTCACCGGTGCCGCGTACACCATCGACGGTGGCTGGACCGCAAGCTGACCTGCCCGGGCCTCCCGGCTTTACCCGCAGCTCCGAGAACGGCGCCCCACATGACGGGTTGTCGGAATCTACGAAGTACATGACGTTTCTACGGCAATGTCCGGCGCGGTTCCTGCGCCAGTGGCATTCCGGGCCGCACACAGGCCGCAACTATCCCGAGGAGGGATTCTTTTGTCGAAAGTTACGGACGACATCCGTGAAAACCTGATATCGACGCTTCGCGACGGCATGACACTCGCCGTGGGCGGGTTCGGAATCTGCGGAATACCCAGCACCCTGATCGAGATTGTGCGGGAATCCGGAGTGAAGAATCTGACCGTAGCCTCCAACAACCTCGCCATTGACGGTGTGGGCCTCGGACGTCTTCTGGAGGACGGTCAGATCTCCCGGGTGCTCGCCAGCTACATCGGTGAAAACAAGCTGTTCATGGAGCAGTACCTCAACGGTTCCGTGGATGTGGAGTTTGTCCCCCAGGGCACGCTCGCTGAACGCATGCGGGCAGGTGGTGCCGGCATTGCGGCGTTCTACACCCGCACGGGAGTAGGCACCGACATCGCGGAAGGTAAACCGACGGCCCAGTTCAACGGTGAGACCTACCTCCTGGAGAAGGCCATCGAAGCAGACATCGGGCTGGTACGTGCCCACACCGCTGACATCGACGGCAACCTCAGGTACCGCTTGGCCGCACGGAACTTCAACCCCGTTGCCGCAGAGTGCGGCAGGATCACCTTCGCCGAGGCTGAGCACATCGTGGACCGTGGTGCGCTGCATCCGGACGACATTCACACCCCGTGCGTCTACGTCCACCATCTGACCCGGTCGATGATTCCCACCGGGATCGAGAAGCTCGTCACCCGACCGCGCCCCATCCAGCCCCTGCAGGAGGCCTGACACCATGACCTGGACAAGAGATGAGATGGCGGCCATCGCCGCCAGCGAACTGGTCGACGGAGACTACGTCAACCTTGGCATCGGCATTCCCACGTTGATCGCCAACAATCTCCCGGCGGGAGTGAACGTGGTCTTCC
This sequence is a window from Corynebacterium comes. Protein-coding genes within it:
- a CDS encoding 3-hydroxybutyrate dehydrogenase; translation: MTDLDTRARTSGASLNGRRALITGGASGIGAACARAFADAGAHVIVCDIDGDAAEALAADLGGEAWAADLSDTAALEDLELDVDILVNNAGIQRIAPIHEFDPEAWRLINRLMVEAPFLLVRAVLPGMYDRGFGRIINVSSIHGLRASAFKSAYVSAKHALEGFSKVTALEGAPHGVTSNCIEPAYVRTPLVEKQIADQARIHGIEPEQVVQEIMLTESAIKRLVEPEEVASLATWLASDHSGMVTGAAYTIDGGWTAS
- a CDS encoding CoA transferase subunit A, translating into MTLAVGGFGICGIPSTLIEIVRESGVKNLTVASNNLAIDGVGLGRLLEDGQISRVLASYIGENKLFMEQYLNGSVDVEFVPQGTLAERMRAGGAGIAAFYTRTGVGTDIAEGKPTAQFNGETYLLEKAIEADIGLVRAHTADIDGNLRYRLAARNFNPVAAECGRITFAEAEHIVDRGALHPDDIHTPCVYVHHLTRSMIPTGIEKLVTRPRPIQPLQEA
- a CDS encoding GntP family permease; its protein translation is MILGIIGILLSLTLLITLAYRGVPVLIAAPIAAVVALVFSRAPILAAYTEIFMPAMANFVGNFFPVFLTGAIFGVLMTVTGYAKSIAGTVTSLVGGGGAIAATVITSALMTYGGISLFVVAFVMYPLARELFRVADIPRRLIPATIALGIFTFTMTALPGTPQVQNIIPGQFFGTGSFAGAALGLIGSAGILGFGLFWLEFRRRQMARKGETFSSSHSASATEGAPAAETATTVRTLEPSNRFVPFLPLITVFAVNFACTLFIFPAMDWGYLSEEKYGGIALSSRAALWAVLIGIVAAILLIIVMNFQHRQQLLRAIGDGARQSMLPVFSTASEVGYGAVVASVAAFALVRDSVFNMGANAVITSVVTVSMTAGLTGSSSGGMTIALNALGEDLKAMAQADGTSLETMHRLTAMAAGGLDTLPHSGAVVTLLIVCGLTHRQSYKDVAMITIAGPVTVVALLVAAVTFTGAF